Proteins encoded in a region of the Campylobacteraceae bacterium genome:
- a CDS encoding rhodanese-like domain-containing protein — MNIYKIVLIFLFFTSFLFSKEELITSAKLEFLLAKNIVVIDIRREDEWQKTGIIPNSYRLTFYNKDNEYNMKRWLYIFARLVKSRTKSFVLVSSDTTRSKKLAKILFEEKKYHNVYYLSKGINAWIKEDKRIREFN, encoded by the coding sequence ATGAATATATATAAAATAGTGCTTATTTTTTTATTTTTTACTTCTTTTTTATTCTCAAAAGAAGAGTTAATAACAAGTGCTAAACTTGAATTTTTATTGGCTAAAAATATTGTTGTTATTGATATAAGAAGAGAAGATGAATGGCAGAAAACAGGAATAATTCCTAACTCCTATCGTCTGACTTTTTATAATAAAGACAATGAATACAATATGAAACGCTGGTTGTATATTTTTGCGCGTTTGGTTAAAAGCAGAACAAAATCTTTTGTTTTGGTTTCTTCAGATACTACAAGATCAAAAAAACTAGCTAAAATATTATTTGAAGAAAAGAAATACCATAATGTTTATTATTTATCTAAGGGAATTAACGCTTGGATTAAAGAAGACAAAAGAATAAGAGAATTTAACTAA
- a CDS encoding phosphatidylserine decarboxylase, whose product MHITNIISQVFGKFAKREFPSFIQSIINNGYVKFLGLNMSEFRQAKYYKSLNDLFTRELAINREINVNEDVFISPADSFITQAGSLKGDIALQIKGMAYSLEELLTFHASTNISKMRDGKYMNFYLSPKDYHRYHASMSCTVKKLIHVPGKLYPVNIPYLKKEVGLFVQNERVILECYTKENKLFYMVFVGALNVGQMVFNFEPQVETNKDVKEIQVYEYEDLHIQKGECLGYFKMGSTVLMFWEKDLVDIVDLLDQNVSFSQAITK is encoded by the coding sequence ATGCACATTACAAATATCATTTCTCAAGTTTTTGGGAAGTTCGCCAAAAGAGAATTTCCTTCTTTTATTCAAAGTATAATAAATAATGGATATGTTAAATTTTTAGGTTTAAATATGAGTGAATTTAGACAAGCAAAGTATTATAAATCATTAAACGATTTATTTACAAGAGAATTAGCAATAAACAGAGAAATCAATGTAAATGAAGATGTTTTTATTTCACCAGCAGATTCTTTTATTACACAAGCAGGAAGTTTAAAAGGGGATATAGCTTTACAAATTAAGGGTATGGCATATTCGTTGGAAGAACTTTTGACTTTTCATGCAAGTACAAACATAAGTAAAATGAGAGATGGTAAATATATGAACTTTTATTTATCCCCTAAAGATTATCACCGATATCATGCTTCAATGTCTTGTACAGTAAAAAAATTAATTCATGTTCCTGGAAAACTTTATCCTGTAAATATTCCTTATTTAAAAAAAGAAGTGGGTTTATTTGTTCAAAATGAAAGAGTTATTTTAGAGTGTTATACCAAAGAAAATAAACTTTTTTATATGGTATTTGTGGGGGCCTTAAATGTTGGGCAAATGGTATTTAATTTTGAGCCACAAGTAGAAACAAATAAAGACGTTAAAGAAATTCAAGTATATGAATATGAAGATTTACATATCCAAAAAGGTGAATGTTTGGGCTATTTTAAAATGGGTTCCACTGTTTTAATGTTTTGGGAAAAAGACTTAGTTGATATTGTTGATTTACTTGATCAAAATGTTTCTTTTTCACAAGCAATTACAAAATAA
- a CDS encoding murein transglycosylase A, giving the protein MKTLALIILPLFIFTACSPKLYTFKDISKAKMQKMEFSELEGFEEDNLSLALDVFNKGCKRSKRKELFKNVCEKASTAKDAKAFFKNNFTPYKLLSKDKKDEGTITGYYEPLLQGSLKKTNIYKYPIYKVPKDMFFVDFSSEYPELKKYRLRGKIVKNKIVPYDTREEIIKKDKLEVILYVDNKVDLFFLHIQGSGKVELRDGSYVNISYANQNGRKYKSVGRYMIKKGYIGNGIDASMQGMKKWFVNNPDLTDITLNHNQSFIFFAKAKRGATGSLGVELVAERNLAVDRKYIPLGMPVFIQTKNPLSKSKVNQVMIAADTGGAIKGDIRADFFYGFGPIAEAHAGRMKEKGKLILLIPNK; this is encoded by the coding sequence ATTAAAACCCTCGCCCTAATAATACTTCCTCTTTTTATTTTCACAGCTTGTAGCCCCAAACTATATACGTTTAAAGATATTTCAAAAGCCAAGATGCAAAAAATGGAATTTTCTGAATTGGAAGGTTTTGAAGAAGATAATCTGAGCTTAGCCCTAGATGTTTTTAACAAAGGCTGCAAACGCAGTAAAAGAAAAGAGCTTTTTAAAAATGTTTGTGAAAAAGCAAGTACTGCTAAGGATGCAAAAGCATTTTTTAAAAATAACTTCACTCCCTATAAACTGCTTAGCAAAGATAAAAAGGATGAAGGTACAATTACAGGTTATTACGAACCTTTATTACAAGGAAGCCTTAAAAAAACCAATATTTATAAATACCCTATTTACAAAGTACCTAAAGATATGTTTTTTGTAGATTTTTCCAGTGAATATCCTGAGCTTAAAAAATACAGGCTTCGAGGTAAAATAGTAAAAAACAAAATTGTACCTTATGATACACGAGAAGAAATTATAAAAAAAGATAAATTAGAAGTGATTTTATATGTGGATAATAAAGTGGATTTATTCTTTTTACACATTCAAGGCTCGGGAAAAGTAGAATTAAGAGACGGTTCTTATGTGAATATTTCTTATGCCAATCAAAATGGAAGAAAATATAAATCAGTTGGTAGATATATGATTAAAAAAGGTTATATTGGAAATGGCATTGATGCTTCAATGCAAGGCATGAAAAAATGGTTTGTAAATAATCCAGATTTAACCGATATCACCTTAAATCACAACCAGAGTTTTATCTTTTTTGCGAAAGCAAAAAGAGGAGCAACAGGAAGTTTAGGTGTTGAATTAGTAGCTGAGCGAAATTTGGCAGTGGACAGAAAATATATTCCTCTAGGAATGCCTGTTTTTATCCAAACAAAAAATCCTCTAAGCAAGTCTAAGGTAAATCAAGTAATGATAGCTGCTGATACTGGTGGAGCTATTAAAGGCGATATTAGAGCAGACTTTTTTTATGGTTTTGGTCCAATAGCGGAAGCACACGCTGGGCGAATGAAAGAAAAAGGTAAATTGATTTTATTAATACCAAATAAGTGA